The genomic stretch TGGAGTCGTTCGCAAATTTGGATAATGAGAAGGCGATGTCCCGGCTATTGGAGTTGTCGGGTGTGGGGCGTTGGACCGCCGAATACATTCTGCTGCGCACCTGCGCAAACCGCTCGACTACGGCCGTGTAATGCGCGCGGTCGGCAAATGGACGCCGTATGGAGGGCTGGTTTATTTCCATTTGCTGTTGGACGGACTCGAGCGAGCCGGGTATTTGCGGCCGGAGACTGCCAGAGCGAATTTCAGGCGCGCTCGAACAGCGCCACGGAAGCAGGTGCGGGCCGCTCAACTGTTGGATGTTGGAGGTTTTGAAATGATCAAACTGAAACGAGTTTATGAGGAAGAGGATCCCGATGATGGGGTGCGCTACCTCATCGAGCGGCTCTGGCCTCGCGGCATCAAAAAGACCTCGTTGCGAATCGATGACTGGCTCAAAGACGCCGGCCCCAGCACCGAATTGCGGAAGTGGTTCAGCCACGATCCTGAAAAATGGCAGGAATTCCGGCGCAGGTACTTTGCTGAACTCGATCG from Clostridia bacterium encodes the following:
- a CDS encoding DUF488 domain-containing protein — translated: MIKLKRVYEEEDPDDGVRYLIERLWPRGIKKTSLRIDDWLKDAGPSTELRKWFSHDPEKWQEFRRRYFAELDRVPDVWAPIREAALKSTVTLLYSSHDTEHNNAVALKEYIENKAGTRTRASGGRPRH